One region of Pseudomonas sp. B21-040 genomic DNA includes:
- the hemC gene encoding hydroxymethylbilane synthase, which yields MSSREIRIATRKSALALWQAEYVKARLEEAHPGLLVTLVPMVSRGDKLLDSPLSKIGGKGLFVKELETALLENEADIAVHSMKDVPMDFPEGLGLFCICEREDPRDAFVSNTYASLDELPPGSIVGTSSLRRQAQLLTRRPDLEIRFLRGNVNTRLAKLDAGEYDAIILAAAGLIRLGFEDRITSAISVDDSLPAGGQGAVGIECRTADSEIHTLLAPLHHQDTATRVTAERALNKHLNGGCQVPIACYAVLEGEQVWLRGLVGDPNGGLLLSAEGRAPRADAETLGVKVAEDLLSQGANDILKAVYGEAGHE from the coding sequence ATGTCCTCTCGCGAAATCCGCATCGCCACCCGCAAAAGCGCCCTGGCCCTATGGCAGGCCGAATACGTCAAAGCCCGTCTGGAAGAGGCCCATCCTGGCCTGCTCGTGACGTTGGTGCCCATGGTCAGTCGCGGCGACAAGTTGCTGGACTCTCCGCTGTCGAAAATCGGCGGCAAGGGTTTGTTCGTCAAAGAACTGGAAACCGCGCTGCTGGAAAATGAAGCCGACATCGCTGTGCACTCCATGAAAGACGTGCCGATGGACTTCCCCGAAGGGCTCGGCCTGTTTTGCATCTGTGAGCGCGAAGACCCTCGCGATGCTTTCGTCTCAAACACGTACGCCAGCCTGGATGAATTGCCCCCGGGCAGTATCGTCGGCACGTCCAGCCTGCGCCGTCAGGCCCAGTTGCTCACCCGTCGTCCGGACCTGGAAATCCGTTTCCTGCGTGGCAACGTCAATACGCGCCTGGCCAAGCTCGATGCCGGTGAATACGACGCCATCATCCTTGCCGCGGCGGGCTTGATTCGCCTGGGCTTCGAAGACCGTATTACGTCGGCGATCAGCGTCGACGACAGCTTGCCTGCTGGTGGACAAGGCGCAGTCGGTATCGAATGCCGCACAGCCGACAGCGAAATTCACACCTTGCTGGCACCGTTGCACCATCAGGACACCGCCACTCGCGTGACGGCCGAACGTGCCCTCAACAAACACTTGAACGGCGGCTGCCAGGTCCCCATCGCCTGCTATGCCGTGCTTGAAGGTGAGCAGGTCTGGTTGCGTGGCCTGGTCGGAGATCCAAACGGTGGCCTGTTGCTCAGCGCCGAGGGCCGTGCGCCACGTGCAGATGCCGAAACCCTGGGTGTGAAAGTCGCCGAGGATCTTCTGAGTCAGGGCGCCAACGACATTCTGAAAGCGGTCTACGGCGAGGCAGGTCACGAGTGA
- a CDS encoding disulfide bond formation protein B, giving the protein MSLACSRSLFFMVFITGSLALGVSYYLEYAVGLKPCGLCLLQRLCLALLTGISLAASVQGPGRFGSFLYWLSGFFCSLVGTATAWRQILRQSDPAHQLTTCSSSLETMYQSLPWVCRVTQMFKGEGDCDEISWTLFDLSIPEWSLLLFVAMTILGSYQLLRIVWLACERPLSGKSSHRVRMGD; this is encoded by the coding sequence ATGTCTTTGGCCTGCTCACGCTCCTTGTTTTTCATGGTTTTCATTACAGGCTCCCTGGCCTTGGGCGTTTCCTATTACCTGGAATATGCGGTCGGACTCAAACCCTGCGGCTTGTGCCTTTTGCAACGGCTTTGCCTGGCGTTGCTAACGGGTATCAGCCTTGCAGCCTCGGTGCAGGGGCCTGGGCGCTTTGGATCGTTCCTGTATTGGTTGTCCGGATTTTTCTGCAGCCTCGTGGGCACAGCTACGGCGTGGCGGCAGATTTTGCGGCAAAGTGATCCGGCGCATCAGCTAACGACGTGCTCGTCCAGCCTGGAGACGATGTACCAAAGCCTGCCCTGGGTATGCCGGGTCACGCAGATGTTTAAAGGGGAGGGCGATTGTGACGAGATTTCCTGGACGTTGTTCGATCTGAGCATTCCGGAATGGAGCCTGCTGCTCTTTGTCGCGATGACGATTCTGGGGAGCTATCAGTTGCTTCGCATCGTCTGGCTTGCGTGTGAACGACCGCTCAGCGGCAAGTCGTCGCACCGGGTGCGGATGGGCGATTAA
- a CDS encoding FKBP-type peptidyl-prolyl cis-trans isomerase, producing the protein MSRYLFLSLCVIFSVAQADEKTAAKNAHDLAYSLGASLGERLRQEVPDLQLQALLEGLQQAYQGKPLALKDEQIDQILAEHEAQLAEQPALPQSEAALEKEQRFLTEEKAKPGVRELADGVLLTELTPGTGAKAGPNGKVQVLYIGRLPDGTVFDQNSSPQWFSLDSVISGWRSALQNMPVGAKWRLVIPSSQAYGADGAGDLIAPFTPLVFEVELRGATS; encoded by the coding sequence ATGTCGCGCTACCTTTTTTTATCGCTGTGCGTGATTTTTTCGGTGGCTCAAGCCGACGAAAAAACCGCCGCAAAAAACGCTCACGATCTTGCTTACAGCCTCGGCGCGAGCCTGGGCGAACGCCTTCGCCAGGAGGTTCCGGATTTGCAACTTCAGGCACTGCTGGAAGGTCTGCAACAAGCGTATCAAGGCAAGCCGCTGGCATTGAAAGACGAACAGATCGACCAGATCCTGGCCGAGCATGAGGCCCAACTCGCCGAGCAACCCGCCCTCCCGCAAAGCGAGGCCGCACTCGAAAAAGAGCAGCGCTTTCTCACCGAAGAAAAAGCCAAGCCGGGTGTTCGGGAATTAGCTGATGGCGTGTTGCTGACGGAGCTGACTCCCGGCACGGGAGCCAAGGCTGGCCCTAACGGCAAGGTGCAGGTTTTGTATATCGGACGCCTGCCTGATGGCACCGTGTTCGATCAGAACAGTTCGCCACAGTGGTTCAGTCTCGACAGCGTCATCAGCGGTTGGCGCAGTGCACTGCAAAACATGCCCGTCGGTGCGAAATGGCGCCTGGTGATTCCATCGTCCCAGGCTTACGGCGCGGACGGTGCCGGCGACCTGATCGCACCGTTCACACCGCTGGTATTTGAAGTCGAATTGCGCGGCGCCACCAGCTGA
- a CDS encoding mechanosensitive ion channel family protein, which produces MEAFKLPLPAVWIEPLWLVVQILLILLAGYFTQRFVAKGLTRLGERYPFPPQLLMPLRGGLRWLIMGSALIFVLERLGVSATVLWTALSGFVAVAAVAFFAMWSVLSNLLCAILIFTVGPFRLGDVVELVDTTDKPGVKGRVVAINLLYTTLIEAEELGTGSAMVQVPNSLFFQRSVRRWRGTDVFPSSGFEK; this is translated from the coding sequence ATGGAGGCGTTCAAGCTGCCGTTGCCGGCAGTCTGGATCGAACCCCTCTGGCTGGTCGTGCAAATCCTGCTGATTCTGCTGGCTGGCTATTTCACCCAGCGCTTCGTTGCCAAAGGCCTGACCCGACTGGGCGAGCGCTATCCGTTTCCGCCGCAGTTGCTGATGCCGCTACGCGGTGGATTGCGCTGGCTGATCATGGGCAGTGCGCTGATTTTCGTGCTGGAGCGCCTCGGGGTGTCGGCCACGGTTCTGTGGACCGCGCTGTCGGGCTTCGTTGCGGTGGCGGCGGTGGCGTTTTTCGCCATGTGGAGTGTGCTCTCCAACCTGCTGTGCGCGATCCTGATTTTCACCGTCGGCCCGTTTCGCCTTGGCGATGTCGTCGAGTTGGTGGACACCACCGACAAGCCTGGCGTCAAAGGCCGGGTAGTGGCGATCAATCTGCTTTACACCACGCTGATCGAAGCGGAAGAACTTGGCACCGGCAGTGCCATGGTTCAAGTGCCCAACAGCCTGTTCTTCCAGCGCTCGGTTCGACGCTGGCGCGGTACGGATGTATTCCCCTCGAGCGGTTTCGAAAAATAG
- the rsd gene encoding sigma D regulator → MLESCQNAQERWGGVHLLIDRWLQERKDLIDAYDKLGAKPETLSEDRKPLQEFCGVLVDYVSAGHFEIYEQLTGEAKAFNDKRGLELAETLYPRIDVITEKLLAFNDLCDAGKCVAEKFKELGGLLHERFELEDCLIEVLHTAHKEEDSVQA, encoded by the coding sequence ATGCTCGAAAGTTGTCAGAATGCTCAGGAACGCTGGGGCGGAGTGCACCTGCTGATCGACCGCTGGTTGCAGGAGCGCAAAGATCTGATCGATGCATACGACAAGCTCGGTGCAAAGCCTGAAACGCTGAGCGAAGACCGAAAGCCCTTGCAGGAATTCTGCGGCGTGCTGGTCGATTACGTGTCTGCCGGGCACTTCGAGATCTACGAACAGTTGACGGGGGAGGCCAAGGCCTTCAACGACAAGCGTGGTCTGGAGCTGGCCGAGACCCTTTACCCACGCATCGACGTTATCACCGAGAAGCTGCTGGCGTTCAACGACCTGTGTGATGCGGGCAAGTGCGTCGCGGAGAAATTCAAGGAGCTGGGTGGCCTGTTGCACGAACGCTTCGAGCTGGAAGATTGCTTGATCGAAGTGCTGCATACCGCTCACAAGGAAGAGGATTCGGTTCAGGCCTGA
- a CDS encoding uroporphyrinogen-III synthase yields MTGWRLLLTRPADESAALSHALAEAGIFSSCLPLLEIGPIAVSDTMREVIRKLDRFSAVIVVSKPAARIGVDLLGQFWPRPPSLKWFSVGAATAQILDESGLDVSFPAEGDDSEALLELATLREAIAGPEPRVLIMRGEGGRELLAERLRELGASVEYLELYRRRLPEYPAAELVERVRAERLNGLVVSSGQGFEHLHQLAGDAWPQLARLPLFVPSPRVAELARAAGAQTVVDCRGASAAALLAALREHPEPVL; encoded by the coding sequence GTGACAGGTTGGCGCCTGCTGCTGACGCGCCCTGCGGATGAGTCAGCGGCGCTGAGCCATGCGTTGGCCGAAGCGGGGATTTTCAGCAGCTGCTTGCCGCTTTTGGAAATCGGTCCGATTGCTGTCTCTGACACCATGCGCGAGGTGATCCGGAAACTGGATCGCTTCAGCGCGGTAATTGTCGTCAGCAAACCGGCTGCCAGAATCGGCGTCGACCTGCTCGGCCAATTCTGGCCTCGGCCACCGTCACTGAAGTGGTTCAGCGTAGGCGCAGCCACCGCACAGATCCTCGATGAAAGTGGTCTGGATGTGAGCTTCCCGGCGGAGGGTGACGACAGTGAAGCCTTGCTTGAACTTGCTACTTTGCGCGAGGCTATTGCCGGGCCTGAACCGCGGGTGCTGATCATGCGCGGGGAGGGTGGTCGCGAGCTACTGGCTGAGCGTTTGCGCGAGCTTGGTGCTAGTGTCGAGTATCTGGAGTTGTACCGTCGCAGATTGCCTGAATACCCGGCTGCGGAGCTGGTCGAGCGGGTCCGGGCGGAACGCTTGAACGGGCTGGTGGTCAGCAGTGGGCAAGGTTTTGAGCACCTGCATCAACTGGCCGGCGATGCCTGGCCACAGTTGGCGCGGTTGCCGTTGTTTGTTCCAAGCCCCAGGGTCGCCGAGCTGGCACGCGCTGCCGGGGCCCAAACAGTTGTGGATTGTCGCGGCGCCAGTGCCGCGGCTTTGCTGGCGGCGTTGCGGGAGCATCCCGAACCCGTTCTCTAA
- a CDS encoding heme biosynthesis protein HemY, producing the protein MKRLYVIVFLVIAAAAALGLAIAEHAGYVLIAYKSFRYESSLWATLALVAVLWLLFWGIKVLVELVMTSSGVVNPWSNRNRSRRVQVAIEHGQLDLAEGRWASAQRHLQRAAEAERQPLLYYLGAARAANEQGHYEESDNLLERALERQPQAELAIALNHAQLQTDRGDTDGALAALQAMHERHPHNAQMLRQLQRLLQQRGDWSAVIRLLPELRKDKVLPPAELAELERRAWGENLSLAAHREDDGKVGLQSLNRAWQQLTSAQRQEPQLVLAYAEQLRQLGAQVEAEEVLRTTLKRKYDSHLARLYGLVRGSDPARQLQTAEGWLKDHPADPSLLLTLGRLCLQNSLWGKARDYLESSLRVQRNPEACAELARLLAQLGDTQRSNQLFQEGLGMLDERLLAAPLPTLAHA; encoded by the coding sequence ATGAAACGTCTCTATGTGATCGTGTTCCTGGTGATCGCCGCGGCCGCCGCGCTAGGGTTGGCGATTGCCGAACATGCCGGTTACGTGCTGATTGCCTACAAAAGTTTTCGTTATGAATCGAGCCTGTGGGCGACGCTGGCGTTGGTCGCGGTCCTGTGGCTGCTGTTTTGGGGCATCAAGGTGCTGGTTGAGCTGGTGATGACGTCCAGTGGCGTGGTCAATCCCTGGTCGAACCGAAATCGCAGCCGCCGCGTGCAAGTGGCGATAGAACACGGTCAGCTGGATTTGGCGGAAGGTCGCTGGGCAAGTGCGCAGCGTCATTTGCAACGGGCTGCGGAGGCCGAACGCCAACCGCTGCTTTACTACCTCGGCGCGGCTCGCGCCGCGAACGAACAAGGTCACTACGAAGAAAGCGACAATCTGCTGGAGCGTGCACTGGAGCGCCAGCCGCAGGCCGAACTGGCGATCGCCTTGAACCATGCACAATTGCAGACTGACCGGGGCGATACCGACGGTGCGCTGGCGGCCCTTCAAGCCATGCATGAGCGTCATCCGCACAACGCGCAGATGCTGCGACAGCTACAGCGTCTGCTTCAGCAGCGTGGCGACTGGTCGGCGGTGATTCGCCTGTTGCCCGAGCTGCGCAAGGATAAAGTCCTGCCGCCCGCTGAACTGGCTGAACTGGAGCGTCGTGCGTGGGGTGAAAACCTGTCCCTGGCGGCGCATCGGGAAGACGATGGCAAGGTTGGTCTGCAATCGCTCAACCGCGCCTGGCAGCAGCTCACTTCGGCTCAGCGTCAGGAACCTCAGCTGGTGCTGGCGTATGCCGAGCAATTGCGGCAGCTGGGCGCGCAGGTCGAAGCGGAAGAGGTTTTGCGCACGACCCTCAAACGTAAATACGACAGTCATCTGGCGCGTCTTTACGGACTGGTTCGCGGCAGCGATCCGGCTCGGCAGTTGCAAACGGCTGAGGGCTGGCTCAAGGATCATCCGGCCGACCCAAGCCTGTTGCTGACACTGGGTCGCTTGTGTCTGCAAAACAGCCTTTGGGGCAAGGCGCGTGATTACCTGGAAAGCAGCCTGCGGGTTCAGCGTAACCCGGAAGCCTGCGCGGAACTGGCGCGGCTACTGGCACAGCTCGGTGACACGCAACGCAGTAATCAGCTGTTTCAGGAAGGCCTGGGCATGCTCGATGAGCGCCTGCTGGCAGCACCGCTGCCGACGTTGGCTCACGCTTGA
- a CDS encoding TIGR02444 family protein, giving the protein MSSDLWSFSLTTYARPGVEHACLQLQSAGVNVCLLLCGLWLGERGVACNEHRIKRLRAVAEPWDGDVVQPLRALRMRWKAVATKDSELKKLREQVQALELEAERHLLLRLERSAQSWPQNEATDLTAWLEGMAAGAANLDRDALLELRVAVTGT; this is encoded by the coding sequence ATGTCCTCTGACCTGTGGAGCTTTTCCCTGACGACTTACGCCCGTCCCGGCGTTGAACACGCGTGCCTGCAACTGCAGTCGGCCGGCGTGAATGTGTGTTTGCTGCTCTGTGGATTGTGGCTGGGGGAGCGTGGCGTCGCCTGCAACGAGCATCGAATCAAGAGGCTGCGCGCGGTGGCGGAACCTTGGGATGGGGATGTCGTGCAACCGTTGCGCGCATTGCGCATGCGCTGGAAAGCCGTCGCAACGAAGGACTCCGAGCTGAAAAAATTGCGCGAGCAAGTGCAGGCACTGGAACTGGAAGCCGAGCGACATCTGTTGTTGCGACTGGAGCGATCGGCGCAGAGCTGGCCGCAGAATGAGGCGACCGATCTAACGGCCTGGCTGGAAGGTATGGCGGCAGGCGCCGCCAACCTGGACCGCGACGCGCTGCTTGAGCTGCGCGTCGCGGTAACCGGCACTTAG
- a CDS encoding ATP-binding cassette domain-containing protein — MIRLQNLTLQRGPQRLLEDAELTLHAGHKAGLIGANGAGKSSLFALLRGELHPDSGDCFLPADWRIAHMRQEVDTLERLAVDYVLDGDLRLRQVQRDLAAAEAAHDGAAQARLHAELDSADGYTADARARKLLAGLGFTNEQMDRQVGDFSGGWRMRLNLAQALMCPSDLLLLDEPTNHLDLDAIIWLEEWLKSYPGTLMLISHDRDFLDAVVDHVAHVDQRKITLYRGGYSAFERARAERLAQQQQAYEKQQAQRAHMESYIARFKAQATKARQAQSRIKALERMEELSAAHVDSPFDFVFRESQKISSPLIDLSDARLGYGDKAVLEKVKLQLTPGARIGLLGPNGAGKSTLIKNLAGELEPLSGRLTRGENTVVGYFAQHQLDSLDSKASPLLHLQRLAPTEREQTLRDFLGGFDFRGARIDEPVLNFSGGEKARLALALIAWGRPNLLLLDEPTNHLDLEMRLALTMALQEFSGAVLVVSHDRHLLKSTTDNFYLVADGKVEEFDGDLEDYTRWLVDYRQRNAPVSNTPVNPDKTDKKAQRQAAAALRQQLAPHKREADKLEAELGKLHEKLAKIDASLGDSDIYEPARKNDLRDLLAEQARLKVREAELEEAWMEALELLESMQAELEALS; from the coding sequence ATGATTCGACTTCAGAACCTGACTTTACAGCGTGGCCCTCAACGTCTGCTAGAAGACGCCGAGCTGACCCTGCACGCCGGCCACAAAGCCGGCCTCATCGGTGCCAACGGCGCCGGCAAATCGAGCCTGTTCGCCTTGCTTCGGGGCGAACTGCACCCGGACTCGGGTGATTGCTTCCTGCCGGCCGACTGGCGCATCGCCCACATGCGCCAGGAAGTCGATACGCTCGAACGCCTGGCGGTCGACTACGTGCTCGATGGCGACCTGCGCCTGCGCCAGGTGCAACGCGACCTCGCCGCAGCCGAAGCGGCGCATGACGGTGCCGCTCAGGCCCGCCTGCACGCGGAACTCGACAGCGCCGACGGTTACACCGCCGATGCCCGGGCCCGCAAGTTGCTGGCCGGCCTTGGATTCACCAACGAGCAGATGGATCGTCAGGTAGGAGATTTCTCTGGTGGTTGGAGGATGCGTCTGAACCTGGCGCAAGCTTTGATGTGCCCCTCGGACTTGTTGCTACTCGACGAACCGACCAACCACTTGGACCTCGACGCCATCATCTGGCTCGAAGAGTGGCTCAAAAGCTACCCCGGCACTTTGATGCTGATTTCCCACGACCGGGACTTCCTCGATGCCGTGGTCGATCACGTGGCTCACGTCGATCAACGCAAGATCACCCTGTACCGCGGTGGTTATAGCGCCTTCGAACGCGCCCGCGCCGAACGTCTGGCCCAGCAGCAGCAGGCCTACGAGAAGCAGCAGGCGCAACGTGCGCACATGGAAAGCTACATCGCCCGCTTCAAGGCCCAGGCCACCAAGGCCCGTCAGGCCCAGAGCCGGATCAAGGCGCTGGAACGGATGGAAGAACTGTCCGCCGCCCATGTCGATTCACCGTTCGATTTCGTTTTCCGCGAATCACAGAAAATCTCCAGCCCGCTGATCGATCTGTCCGATGCCCGGCTGGGTTATGGCGACAAAGCCGTGCTGGAGAAGGTCAAGCTGCAACTGACCCCCGGTGCGCGGATCGGTTTGCTTGGCCCGAACGGTGCCGGTAAATCGACCCTGATCAAAAACCTGGCCGGTGAACTCGAGCCGTTGTCCGGCCGACTGACCCGTGGCGAGAACACCGTCGTCGGCTACTTCGCCCAGCATCAGCTGGACTCACTCGACTCCAAGGCCAGCCCGTTGCTGCACTTGCAGCGCCTGGCTCCGACCGAGCGCGAGCAGACCCTGCGCGACTTCCTTGGCGGTTTCGACTTCCGTGGTGCACGCATCGATGAGCCGGTGCTGAACTTCTCCGGTGGCGAGAAGGCCCGCCTGGCACTGGCGTTGATCGCCTGGGGCCGACCGAACCTGTTGCTGCTCGATGAGCCAACCAACCACCTGGACCTGGAAATGCGCCTGGCGCTGACCATGGCCCTGCAGGAATTCAGTGGCGCGGTACTGGTGGTCTCCCACGATCGCCATTTGCTCAAAAGCACCACGGACAATTTCTACCTGGTGGCGGACGGCAAGGTCGAGGAGTTCGACGGCGACCTGGAAGACTACACCCGTTGGCTGGTGGACTATCGCCAGCGCAATGCGCCGGTCAGCAACACACCGGTCAACCCGGACAAAACCGACAAGAAGGCCCAGCGTCAGGCCGCTGCTGCGTTGCGTCAGCAACTGGCGCCGCACAAGCGTGAGGCCGACAAGCTGGAAGCCGAGCTTGGCAAACTGCACGAGAAACTGGCGAAGATTGACGCCAGCCTGGGTGACAGCGACATCTACGAGCCGGCGCGCAAGAACGACTTGCGCGATCTGCTGGCCGAACAGGCCAGGTTGAAGGTGCGCGAAGCCGAACTGGAAGAAGCCTGGATGGAAGCGCTTGAACTGCTGGAAAGCATGCAGGCCGAGCTGGAGGCGCTGTCTTGA
- a CDS encoding uroporphyrinogen-III C-methyltransferase, which translates to MSETALPKDDDQPVRDAQVETPVETAPPADVQRRGNGLAIVALLLGAAGVAVGGWGVWQVRHLQANNQQQLAQVQALNDQAQSLKLNEQRITARLEQLPAVDELQARSRLVTQLQGDQQRLNQRLETILGASRKDWRLAEAEHLLRLASLRLSALQDISSAQALVQGADDILREQNDPGSFAAREQVAKTLVALRSTEQPDRTGLFLRLGALRDQVIDLTELAPEYKDRGESLLGLTADGDGASRWAQWWDQISRYIRIDFNADKNVRPLLAGQSLSQVRLALSLALEQAQWAALNGQAAVYTQALAEARDVLTGNFNPDNPQSKVMLEQVGELSKQRVTVVTPDLTGTLSAVQGYLERRNVNAEDSIKPMAKPAAGTAQEATP; encoded by the coding sequence GTGAGCGAAACTGCCTTGCCTAAAGATGACGACCAGCCAGTGCGTGATGCACAGGTTGAAACTCCGGTTGAAACGGCGCCACCTGCTGACGTGCAGCGCCGAGGCAATGGGCTGGCAATCGTCGCACTGCTGCTGGGTGCTGCCGGGGTCGCCGTGGGCGGTTGGGGTGTCTGGCAGGTGCGTCACCTGCAAGCCAATAACCAGCAACAACTGGCTCAGGTGCAGGCGCTGAACGATCAGGCGCAAAGCCTCAAGCTCAACGAGCAGCGCATTACTGCACGGCTGGAGCAGTTGCCTGCCGTCGATGAGCTGCAAGCGCGCAGCCGCCTGGTGACGCAGTTGCAGGGTGATCAACAACGCCTGAACCAGCGACTTGAAACCATCCTCGGTGCCAGCCGCAAAGATTGGCGCCTGGCCGAGGCCGAGCATTTGCTGCGTCTGGCCAGCCTGCGACTCTCGGCATTGCAAGACATCAGCAGCGCCCAGGCGTTGGTGCAGGGTGCCGACGATATTCTTCGTGAACAGAACGATCCGGGCTCTTTTGCCGCTCGCGAGCAAGTGGCCAAAACCCTGGTGGCGTTGCGCAGCACCGAGCAACCGGATCGCACCGGGTTGTTCCTGAGACTGGGCGCTTTGCGTGATCAGGTGATTGACCTCACCGAACTGGCGCCCGAGTACAAGGACCGGGGTGAATCACTGCTGGGCCTGACCGCCGATGGTGACGGTGCCAGTCGCTGGGCGCAGTGGTGGGATCAGATCTCCCGCTACATCCGCATCGACTTCAATGCTGACAAAAATGTGCGTCCATTGTTGGCCGGGCAGAGCCTGAGCCAGGTGCGCCTGGCCCTGAGCCTGGCGCTGGAGCAGGCGCAATGGGCCGCGCTCAATGGTCAGGCTGCGGTTTACACCCAGGCGCTGGCGGAAGCGCGGGATGTGTTGACCGGCAACTTCAATCCGGACAACCCCCAGAGCAAAGTGATGCTTGAGCAGGTTGGCGAGTTGAGCAAACAACGGGTCACCGTGGTGACGCCGGACCTGACCGGCACGCTGAGCGCGGTTCAGGGGTATCTGGAGCGGCGTAACGTCAACGCCGAGGACTCGATCAAGCCGATGGCTAAACCTGCCGCAGGTACCGCTCAGGAAGCAACGCCATGA
- a CDS encoding AlgP family protein: MSATKKPVNTPLHLLQQLSGSLLEHLENACSQALADAEKLLAKLEKQRGKAQEKLHKSRTKLQDAASAGKAKAQAKAKDAVKELEELLDALKGRQSETRGYILQLKRDAQESLKLAQGVGRVQEAVSKALSLRAAKPAAAPAKKAAAKPAAAKAPAKPAAKPAAKAPVKAAAKPAAKPAVKKPVAASAAKPAAKPAARTAAAKPAAARTAAAKPAAKAPAAKPAVARTAVAKPAAKPAAKPAVKTAAAKPAAKPAVAKTAAAKPAAKPAVKTAAKPAAKIAAKPAAAKPAAAAKPAAKPAAAKPAVAKPVAKPAAKPAAVKPAAKPVAAKPVAAAKPTPAPAAKPVTPAPVASTAPAATTSTTTPAPTPAALSNSSTNPTSAS; the protein is encoded by the coding sequence ATGTCGGCCACCAAGAAGCCTGTAAATACCCCGTTGCACTTACTCCAACAACTCTCGGGCAGCCTGCTCGAGCATCTGGAAAACGCTTGTTCCCAAGCCTTGGCTGATGCTGAAAAACTGCTCGCCAAACTGGAAAAGCAGCGCGGAAAAGCGCAAGAGAAACTGCACAAATCCCGTACCAAATTGCAGGACGCTGCGTCGGCCGGCAAGGCCAAGGCACAAGCCAAAGCCAAGGACGCAGTGAAAGAGCTTGAGGAGTTGCTCGATGCCCTCAAGGGTCGTCAGTCGGAAACTCGCGGCTACATTCTGCAACTCAAGCGTGATGCTCAGGAAAGCCTGAAATTGGCCCAGGGCGTCGGTCGCGTTCAAGAGGCTGTCAGCAAGGCGTTGTCCCTGCGTGCAGCCAAACCTGCTGCGGCACCTGCCAAGAAAGCCGCTGCCAAACCCGCTGCTGCAAAAGCACCGGCCAAGCCTGCTGCCAAACCCGCCGCCAAAGCGCCGGTGAAAGCCGCAGCCAAACCTGCCGCCAAACCGGCGGTGAAAAAACCAGTCGCTGCCAGCGCTGCGAAGCCTGCCGCAAAACCAGCGGCGAGAACTGCAGCCGCCAAACCAGCCGCCGCGAGAACCGCCGCTGCCAAACCGGCTGCCAAAGCGCCTGCCGCCAAACCTGCTGTGGCAAGAACTGCAGTAGCCAAGCCAGCAGCCAAGCCAGCCGCTAAACCGGCTGTTAAAACTGCTGCTGCGAAACCGGCCGCTAAACCTGCCGTGGCCAAAACCGCTGCCGCGAAACCAGCCGCAAAACCGGCAGTAAAAACCGCAGCAAAACCTGCCGCTAAAATTGCGGCCAAACCTGCTGCCGCCAAGCCAGCCGCTGCCGCGAAACCAGCAGCCAAGCCAGCCGCCGCCAAACCAGCTGTTGCCAAGCCTGTTGCAAAACCAGCGGCCAAGCCTGCTGCAGTCAAGCCAGCCGCAAAACCCGTCGCTGCCAAACCAGTCGCCGCTGCCAAACCGACCCCTGCGCCCGCTGCCAAGCCAGTGACGCCAGCGCCAGTTGCATCGACTGCACCCGCCGCAACCACCTCGACAACCACGCCTGCGCCAACGCCAGCCGCACTGTCGAACTCCAGCACCAACCCAACCAGCGCTTCCTAA